Proteins encoded in a region of the Bacillota bacterium genome:
- the tadA gene encoding tRNA adenosine(34) deaminase TadA: MREALREAEKAYAEGEVPVGAVVVRDGTIIGRGHNRREADNDASAHAELLALRQAARAAGDWRLSEATVYVTMEPCPMCAGALVQFRVKRVVYGTDDPKAGAAGSVVELLREPRFNHQVEVIPGVLEAECREIVQRFFRELRR, encoded by the coding sequence ATGCGCGAAGCGCTGCGGGAAGCCGAAAAGGCCTACGCTGAAGGAGAGGTTCCGGTCGGCGCCGTGGTGGTGCGGGACGGGACAATCATCGGGCGCGGGCACAACCGGCGCGAGGCGGACAACGACGCCTCGGCGCACGCCGAACTCCTGGCGCTGCGGCAGGCGGCGCGGGCCGCCGGCGACTGGCGCCTGAGCGAGGCCACGGTGTATGTCACGATGGAACCTTGCCCGATGTGCGCGGGGGCCCTGGTGCAGTTCCGGGTGAAGCGGGTGGTCTACGGGACGGACGATCCCAAGGCCGGCGCGGCCGGCTCGGTGGTCGAATTACTGCGGGAGCCGCGGTTCAACCACCAGGTGGAGGTCATCCCCGGGGTGCTGGAGGCCGAGTGCCGAGAGATTGTCCAAAGGTTCTTCCGGGAGTTGCGCCGTTAG